The following are encoded in a window of Bacteroidales bacterium genomic DNA:
- a CDS encoding TonB-dependent receptor, which yields MRIFAIFIFFILQVKFINAQSEVHGKVIDNKSGLNISGASAMVSNEKTGAISDANGSFSLNLKPGKYLLVFNHIAYEPKEVPVKLDPNQVLDLGIIGLDERIIGLEEINVIASTATDRQTPVAATNLSAALIEQRNGSQEYPEIMKRVPGVYATKFGGGIGDARVTIRGFQQENVALLLNGVPVSSVENGLVYWSNWAGLADATQSIQVQRGLGASKVAVNSVGGTINIITRTTDVRQGGSITQGISDFGLKRTMLSLSSGLMDNGFAVQFLGSRTTGSGFADATHVDGWAYYLSISKNLGSEHKLVFTALGSPERHGQRSYGLTQDEYLKFGNKYNPNWGMFNGKVISVNENFYHKPQMTLNHYWNISEKSFLATSAYYSFGHGGGRFTEAFDNLPAFAIRKNNQIDWEAIHELNSTHTDEFTTSGGETLSGYSKVILTNYLATHYWYGILSNFDHQINENTKLTAGVHVRDFKSRLREEIDDLMGGQFWIEDYAWAIEGQSGRRMIKNTGDVIKVDNGALVSYASAFGQLEYSYDAGTAFLAGTLSNTWFQREDRYNYVENIRSRQVSRQGFDIKAGTVFNLDVMHHIYANSGYYSREPYYKFVFVNFSNAIARDLKNERIAAGEIGYGFSNRNIALRMNAYSTYWMDKSLLSMENVQLVDSTMTRALVRGLDAWHNGLELEAYSVSGERFTYGASASIGQWKWQNDVIAELYDDNQAPAGTTEVYAKGLYVGDAPQTQIFLTASYKIWDDLTLAAEWVYYDRLYANFDPAGRNNAADRNQPYRIPGYHLTDLFATYSFTIGNMHAQAHMNCYNLFDKESITRGEDGASHDLDTFRGFRTFDRSFHLSLKLLF from the coding sequence ATGAGAATCTTTGCAATCTTTATCTTTTTCATACTTCAAGTCAAGTTCATAAACGCACAATCAGAAGTGCATGGCAAAGTCATTGATAACAAAAGCGGTTTAAATATCTCTGGTGCTTCAGCAATGGTTTCTAACGAGAAAACCGGCGCTATCAGCGATGCCAATGGAAGTTTCAGTCTGAACCTGAAGCCTGGAAAATACCTGCTTGTCTTCAATCATATTGCATACGAACCGAAAGAAGTACCAGTGAAACTTGATCCCAACCAAGTGCTGGATCTTGGTATCATTGGACTGGATGAGAGAATCATTGGTCTGGAAGAAATCAATGTAATAGCTTCAACGGCTACAGACAGACAAACACCTGTAGCTGCGACCAACCTGTCTGCCGCTTTGATTGAGCAACGTAATGGAAGCCAGGAATATCCTGAAATAATGAAACGTGTTCCCGGAGTCTATGCTACCAAATTCGGGGGAGGAATTGGTGATGCACGGGTCACAATAAGGGGTTTTCAACAGGAAAATGTTGCTTTGCTGCTGAATGGTGTGCCGGTGAGCAGTGTAGAAAACGGTTTGGTATACTGGTCGAACTGGGCAGGGCTTGCAGATGCCACGCAGAGCATTCAGGTTCAACGCGGCCTTGGCGCCTCCAAAGTTGCCGTTAATTCGGTAGGCGGAACCATCAATATAATTACAAGGACTACCGATGTTCGGCAAGGTGGTTCAATTACACAGGGTATTTCTGACTTCGGATTGAAGCGAACTATGCTCAGTCTTTCTTCAGGGCTGATGGACAATGGATTCGCTGTTCAGTTTCTTGGTTCACGAACCACCGGCAGTGGTTTTGCAGATGCAACGCATGTTGATGGCTGGGCTTACTATCTATCTATAAGTAAGAATCTGGGTTCTGAACATAAGCTTGTGTTTACAGCGCTTGGTTCGCCCGAGAGGCATGGACAAAGATCGTATGGTCTTACACAGGACGAGTATCTGAAATTCGGCAACAAATACAATCCCAACTGGGGAATGTTTAATGGCAAGGTGATCAGTGTAAATGAAAACTTCTACCACAAACCTCAAATGACGCTGAACCATTATTGGAATATTTCCGAAAAATCGTTTCTCGCAACATCTGCGTATTATTCTTTCGGGCATGGTGGTGGCCGGTTTACCGAGGCGTTTGATAACCTGCCGGCTTTTGCGATCCGGAAAAACAACCAGATTGACTGGGAGGCTATTCATGAACTTAATAGTACACACACCGATGAATTTACTACTTCCGGAGGCGAAACACTTAGTGGTTACAGCAAGGTTATTTTAACAAATTACCTGGCAACGCATTACTGGTATGGTATTCTGAGCAATTTCGACCATCAGATAAATGAAAATACAAAACTTACTGCCGGAGTGCATGTTCGTGATTTCAAATCCCGCCTTCGCGAAGAAATTGATGATTTAATGGGCGGACAATTCTGGATTGAAGATTATGCTTGGGCAATCGAAGGTCAGTCGGGAAGGCGAATGATAAAGAATACAGGCGATGTGATAAAGGTTGACAATGGAGCCCTGGTTAGTTATGCAAGCGCTTTTGGCCAACTTGAATATTCATACGACGCCGGAACAGCATTTCTTGCAGGAACCCTTTCAAACACCTGGTTTCAACGCGAAGATCGGTATAACTATGTTGAAAATATCCGGAGCCGGCAGGTAAGCCGACAAGGATTTGATATTAAAGCCGGAACTGTATTTAACCTGGACGTCATGCACCATATTTATGCAAACTCCGGTTATTATTCGCGGGAACCCTATTATAAGTTCGTGTTTGTGAATTTCTCGAACGCCATAGCCCGTGATCTTAAAAATGAGCGTATCGCAGCCGGTGAAATTGGCTATGGCTTTTCGAACCGCAACATTGCTTTGCGTATGAATGCCTACTCAACTTATTGGATGGACAAATCGCTGCTTTCAATGGAAAATGTGCAGCTCGTTGACTCCACCATGACCCGTGCCCTTGTGCGTGGATTGGATGCATGGCATAATGGGCTTGAACTGGAAGCGTATTCCGTTTCAGGCGAACGCTTTACTTATGGTGCTAGCGCATCCATCGGCCAATGGAAATGGCAGAATGATGTGATTGCAGAGTTGTACGACGATAACCAGGCTCCCGCGGGAACTACTGAAGTTTATGCCAAAGGGCTGTATGTAGGCGATGCCCCGCAAACTCAGATTTTCCTCACAGCTTCTTATAAAATCTGGGATGATCTTACCCTGGCAGCTGAGTGGGTGTATTACGACAGGCTTTATGCCAATTTCGATCCGGCAGGCCGTAACAATGCTGCTGACAGAAACCAGCCTTACAGGATTCCGGGTTATCATCTGACTGATCTGTTTGCCACCTACAGTTTTACGATTGGCAACATGCACGCACAGGCACACATGAACTGCTATAATTTGTTTGACAAGGAATCCATCACGCGGGGCGAAGACGGCGCCTCACATGATCTGGATACTTTTCGTGGATTC